The Streptomyces sp. NBC_01497 region CGGCCACGACCGTCTCGTCTTCGCCTGTTTCACCGGCGAGGTGGACCTGCTGCCCCGCCATCGCGATGACCTGCCAGGTGCGGTCACGGAAGCGGACGTGCGCTCCGACCTGCAGCACCGGCCGGCCGCCACGCCGCACGCTCACTGCCCCTCCCCGCTGCCCGGGCCGCCGTGGCCGTTCGCACCGCCGGCGCCGGTGCTGACGAGGACCCGCTCGTTAAGCGGTACGTCCAGGGGCGCGGTGAGGTGTCCGTGCCACAGGGCGTGGAAGACGGCGGGCAGGACTTCGATCGGGTCGCCCACCGCTTCGACGCCCTCGATCAGCGGCTGCGGCTGTGCGAACACCTCACGCAGGGCGGCCGCGAGACGGGGATGGCCGGCGTTGCGGGGGTGGCGGTACCCGGCCAGCCATTTCAGGTTTGCCGAAAGCGTCTTCTCCAGCGGCTCAAGGCGCCGGTAGCTCCAGCCGGCCTGCGCGCACGCCGCCTCAAGGACCGTCGCAGCACGCTGCGCCCGCTCGCCGCCGGCCTCCAGGTGGTTGGGGCAGTCGGCCAGCAGGGCGGTGCCGTCGCGGTGGCGGGCGAAGAGCTGCGGCACCCACGAGCGGACCTGGCCGCGCGCGTCCCGCCACAGCAGACGCACCGGCCGCCCGGCCAGGCCGACCACCTCGGGGTCGCGGTCCAGCACCGTCAGCTGCGCCCGCATCGCGGCCGACCCGCACGCCACATGCCGGCCGGTCGTGGCCGACCACCACTGCCCAGGACCCCACCGCCGCCTCGGCACCACCGGGAACGCCGACACCGGCTCCAACTCCTCGAAGGCCACCGCGAGAACCGCGTCCGCCCACCGCTGCTGCACCACCTGCCCGAGAGGATCGACGAAGACCGCCTCCCACTCGGATCCGGTATCCGTCTGCATGCGCTGTGAGCGGCCACCTGCTGCGGCCGCTGCGTCCTTGCTGCCCACGCGCCCCAGTCAAGCCCGTCCTGCCAGTGCGGCGGGCCGCTTCACGGATTTTGATCACGAGTGCCGGGCCATGAGGTAGTGCCCTGCGGATCGTGGTCCCTGCAGAGCCTGCCTGCCTCCTGACACTTACTCACCGCTCCTTTCCCGGCCGCTCGTTGCGCTGGTCCGCGAGTGCCTCGGCCAGGACATCGGCCGGCAGACGGGCCCAGCGCGCCAGGTCCTCCAGCGCCATCCCGGCCGCGAAGGCTGCTGCTGCGCTCTCCCGGACGGCCTGCTCGATCAGTGTGGCGGCATGGCCGAGGTTGCCCAGCAACTGCTGCGCGGCGTCGGCGGTCTTGCCGTACTGGGC contains the following coding sequences:
- a CDS encoding TnsA-like heteromeric transposase endonuclease subunit, which gives rise to MQTDTGSEWEAVFVDPLGQVVQQRWADAVLAVAFEELEPVSAFPVVPRRRWGPGQWWSATTGRHVACGSAAMRAQLTVLDRDPEVVGLAGRPVRLLWRDARGQVRSWVPQLFARHRDGTALLADCPNHLEAGGERAQRAATVLEAACAQAGWSYRRLEPLEKTLSANLKWLAGYRHPRNAGHPRLAAALREVFAQPQPLIEGVEAVGDPIEVLPAVFHALWHGHLTAPLDVPLNERVLVSTGAGGANGHGGPGSGEGQ